One Helianthus annuus cultivar XRQ/B chromosome 7, HanXRQr2.0-SUNRISE, whole genome shotgun sequence genomic region harbors:
- the LOC110868940 gene encoding eukaryotic translation initiation factor 3 subunit F, which yields MASPDQTVLQFFPLSTSLSAKVHPLVIFNICDCFVRRPDQAERVIGTLLGSVLPDGTVDVRNSYVVPHNESSDQVALDIDYHHNMLASHQKVNPKEVIVGWFSTGFGVTGGSALIHEFYSREVANPVHLTVDTGFTNGEASIKAFVSINLSLGDQQLAAQFQEIPLDLRMVEAERIGFDILKTTAVDKLPTDMEGMEATMERLLALIDDTYKYVDDVVEGRVAPDNSIGRFISDSVASLPKISPSAFDKLVNDSLQDQLLLLYLSSITRTQLSLAEKLNTAAQIL from the exons ATGGCGTCGCCGGATCAAACAGTGTTGCAGTTTTTTCCGTTGTCTACTAGCTTGTCCGCCAAGGTACATCCGCTTGTTATCTTCAACATCTGCGATTGCTTTGTCAGGCGACCGGATCAGGCTGAAAGAGTCATCGGAACGCTTCTCGGATCTGTTCTTCCGGATGGTACTGTTGATGTTCGTAATTCGTATGTAGTTCCTCATAACGAATCGTCTGATCAG GTTGCTTTGGATATAGATTATCATCACAATATGTTGGCATCTCACCAGAAGGTGAATCCTAAGGAAGTTATTGTTGGATG GTTTTCAACCGGATTTGGTGTGACGGGTGGCAGTGCTCTCATTCACGAGTTTTATTCTCGAGAAGTTGCAAACCCTGTTCATCTGACCGTCGACACTGGATTCACAAACGGAGAGGCTTCCATCAAAGCTTTCGTCTCTATCAACTTATCTTTGGGAGATCAGCAACTTGCTGCTCAGTTTCAAGAAATACCTCTGGATCTGCGTATGGTTGAAGCTGAGCGTATAGGAT TTGACATTCTCAAGACCACAGCTGTTGACAAACTTCCAACTGATATGGAAGGAATGGAAGCCACAATGGAACGATTGCTAGCGTTAATAGACGATACCTACAAATACGTTGATGACGTTGTG GAAGGACGTGTGGCGCCAGATAACTCCATCGGACGATTTATATCAGATAGTGTAGCCTCTCTTCCAAAGATATCACCGTCTGCTTTTGATAAGCTTGTGAACGATAGTCTACAG GACCAATTGCTGTTACTATACTTGTCAAGCATTACAAGAACACAACTCAGTTTAGCGGAGAAGTTGAACACCGCTGCCCAAATCCTGTGA
- the LOC110868939 gene encoding uncharacterized protein LOC110868939, with amino-acid sequence MRLSRGGSKSPIAFIAVIVSVSCFFVLILSVLRLPDVSVTGGSNNLFKHKKVGKSLKNGDRIGKFGEMMIEMLPGDLSFTIFVPSELAFERDLRLRVNDSLAEEKANDTDAILTRVLSFTVVPWKILSESLSYGEEITCDSLSGLKLYVSKDADKMLLVNGVRSSRVDLRIGEMIVHVMDGVIMEAEFEQSVQSDDGDEDED; translated from the coding sequence ATGAGATTGAGCAGAGGTGGATCAAAGAGTCCAATCGCGTTTATTGCTGTAATCGTTTCGGTGTCTTGCTTTTTTGTGTTGATCCTTTCGGTTCTTAGACTTCCAGACGTATCAGTTACCGGTGGCTCCAACAATTTATTCAAGCATAAAAAAGTTGGTAAAAGTTTAAAAAATGGTGACAGGATTGGAAAGTTTGGTGAGATGATGATCGAAATGTTGCCTGGTGATCTTTCGTTCACAATATTCGTTCCATCGGAGTTGGCATTTGAACGCGATTTGAGATTAAGGGTGAACGATAGTTTAGCGGAGGAGAAAGCAAATGATACGGATGCGATACTTACGCGTGTGTTGAGCTTCACGGTTGTCCCGTGGAAGATTCTTTCGGAATCTCTATCATATGGTGAAGAGATAACTTGTGATTCGTTATCTGGGTTGAAACTATATGTATCAAAAGATGCGGACAAAATGCTTCTTGTAAATGGTGTTCGATCGTCACGGGTAGACTTGAGGATAGGGGAGATGATTGTTCATGTTATGGATGGGGTGATTATGGAGGCTGAGTTTGAGCAATCTGTACAGTCCGATGACGGTGATGAGGATGAAGATTGA